In Saprospiraceae bacterium, the sequence GCATCATTACTACCAGTATTGAACACCACGCTATTACTCACAGTGTTTCTGCTTTGCAGAAAAGTGGTGTCCAGGCAATCTACCTTTCGCTCGACGAATTTGGACAAATAGAATTGGCGCAACTGGAGGATTTTTTAAAAAACTCACCCGAAAAAACATTGGTGAGTATCATGCATGCCAATAATGAAATCGGAACCATCAATGACATTGTCCAGATAGCTGATATCGCAGAAAAATATGGTGCTTATATGCATACAGACGCTGTCCAGACTGTGGGCCACCTGCCATTAGATCTACAAAATATTAAAGTACATTTTTTATCAGCAAGTGCTCACAAGTTTCATGGACCTAAAGGTGTAGGTATACTTTATATAAGGCAAGGGGTACACATTAAACCGCTGCTGGATGGAGGAGGACAGGAGAGAAATATGCGCGGGGGCACCGAGGCGATTCATAATATTATAGGCCTTGCTACAGCTCTAGATACAGCGATCCATGAACTAGATAGCCGATCGAGGTACATTCAATCGTTAAAAACTTATTTTAAAAATCAACTAGCCGGCCTGCATCCTGACATAAGGTTTAATGGCCCCCCCGATTTATCGCTTTACACCGTATTAAGTGTATCCTTTCCTGCAGGTCCCAAATCAGAATTATTATTAATGCAACTGGATATGGCAGGGGTCAGTGCTTCCGGGGGCAGCGCCTGTTCATCAGGTGCAGAAGCTGCTTCTCACGTGCTACAGGGCATCAATCATCCTTTGGATAGAAAGACGATTCGATTTTCTTTTTCGCATCTCAATACCTTTGAAGAAATAGAC encodes:
- a CDS encoding cysteine desulfurase; amino-acid sequence: MKRIYLDNAASTPMTPEVLDAVQKAMSDFYGNPSSIHAEGRTARSKIEESRKKIARHFNASIGEIFFTSGGTESNNTALKCAVRDLGITRIITTSIEHHAITHSVSALQKSGVQAIYLSLDEFGQIELAQLEDFLKNSPEKTLVSIMHANNEIGTINDIVQIADIAEKYGAYMHTDAVQTVGHLPLDLQNIKVHFLSASAHKFHGPKGVGILYIRQGVHIKPLLDGGGQERNMRGGTEAIHNIIGLATALDTAIHELDSRSRYIQSLKTYFKNQLAGLHPDIRFNGPPDLSLYTVLSVSFPAGPKSELLLMQLDMAGVSASGGSACSSGAEAASHVLQGINHPLDRKTIRFSFSHLNTFEEIDQVLQLIHSWYPVEAL